Proteins encoded by one window of Streptomyces sp. NBC_01477:
- a CDS encoding MarR family winged helix-turn-helix transcriptional regulator, with product MEYSHNDNELVKQPIGYWSWAAHQAVVTNIRAGLAQFDVTQPQWWVLNQVAAGENGRTREEVTAVLQGYLDVGAALAGEIDALLDRDVLTLDNEDRLRLTSGGDAVYRRCAERQQAMREQAHDGITDEEYLMTLKVLQRMIRNVGGEAWHH from the coding sequence ATGGAGTACTCGCACAACGACAACGAACTGGTCAAGCAGCCGATCGGGTACTGGAGCTGGGCCGCTCACCAGGCAGTCGTCACGAACATCCGTGCCGGGCTGGCACAGTTCGATGTCACCCAACCCCAGTGGTGGGTTCTGAACCAGGTGGCCGCCGGCGAGAACGGCCGGACCCGCGAGGAAGTGACGGCAGTCCTGCAGGGCTACTTGGACGTGGGAGCCGCGCTTGCGGGGGAGATCGACGCACTCCTCGACCGGGACGTGCTCACGCTCGACAATGAGGACCGCCTTCGGCTGACCTCCGGGGGAGACGCGGTCTATCGCCGGTGCGCTGAGCGCCAGCAGGCCATGCGAGAGCAAGCCCACGACGGCATCACCGATGAGGAGTACCTGATGACCCTCAAGGTACTACAGCGGATGATCCGCAACGTCGGAGGCGAGGCATGGCACCACTAG
- a CDS encoding dienelactone hydrolase family protein translates to MEAQSRPARPVVSGTVGIPVAGAAGAMAGYVSRPAGGGPWPAVIVGFEMFGLTPYIRGTAERLAGLGLLAVVPDFYHRTAPGFSGTADEQGRARGYALLNRLTREEVRADLLATLAHLEQREDTSGRPGMVGFSLGGHLAFYAASQVPLSVAAVVYPGWLDVAGTALSTPDPLLDLAQGIAEQGCRVLYLVGADDHVVTADQTRLTAQRLTAAGVPHEVVVYPGTPHGFLADGRDTYRSGAARDAWRRLALALTPR, encoded by the coding sequence ATGGAAGCACAGTCCCGTCCTGCCCGTCCCGTCGTCAGCGGGACGGTCGGCATCCCGGTGGCCGGGGCGGCCGGGGCGATGGCCGGGTACGTCAGCCGGCCGGCGGGCGGCGGGCCGTGGCCCGCGGTGATCGTCGGCTTCGAGATGTTCGGCCTGACCCCGTACATCCGCGGGACCGCCGAGCGGCTGGCGGGGCTCGGGCTGCTCGCGGTCGTACCGGACTTCTACCACCGGACGGCGCCGGGCTTCTCCGGCACCGCCGACGAGCAGGGCCGCGCGCGGGGTTACGCCCTGCTCAACCGGCTCACCCGGGAGGAGGTCAGGGCCGATCTGCTGGCCACGCTCGCCCATCTGGAACAGCGCGAGGACACGTCGGGGCGGCCCGGCATGGTCGGGTTCAGCCTCGGCGGCCACCTGGCTTTCTACGCGGCGAGCCAGGTGCCGCTGTCCGTTGCCGCGGTGGTCTACCCGGGCTGGCTGGACGTCGCCGGCACCGCGCTGAGCACGCCGGATCCGCTGCTCGACCTCGCGCAGGGGATCGCCGAGCAGGGGTGCCGGGTGCTGTATCTGGTCGGCGCGGACGATCATGTGGTCACGGCGGACCAGACCCGGCTGACCGCGCAGCGGCTCACCGCCGCGGGGGTGCCGCACGAGGTCGTGGTCTACCCCGGCACCCCGCACGGGTTCCTCGCGGACGGGCGTGACACGTACCGCTCGGGCGCGGCGCGGGACGCGTGGCGCCGCCTGGCCCTGGCCTTGACCCCCCGCTGA